Part of the Falsibacillus albus genome, CTTCTGCTTTTGCAGTTGCTTCATCGTAACCTACTGTAGCAAGTTCAGGCTCAGTGAAGCACACTGCTGGAATGCCCAAGTAGTCGATTTCTGAAGGTTCACCAGAAATTGCTTCGGCAGCAATCTTTCCTTCGTAGGATGCTTTATGTGCCAATGGTGGTCCTTGAACGATATCACCGATTGCAAAGATGTTGGAAACATTTGTACGGCACTGCTTATCAATTTCAATAAGCCCGCGATCCGTCATTTTGATTCCAACTTGGTCAAGGCCAAGTTCGTCTGTATTTGGTCTGCGTCCTACTGTAACAAGAACGTAGTCAGCTTCGATTTTTTCTTCTTTGCCGCCTGCTTCATAAGTGACAACTACGCCGTTGTCTGTAACTTCAGAGCTTTTTGCCATTGCTTTCGTAATGACATTGACACCTTTTTTCTTCAAGTTGCGTTTAACTAGTGAAGACATTTGTTTTTCGAAGCCGCCAAGAATTTCGTCAGCACCTTCTAGGATTGTAATTTCTGTTCCCAGGTTTGCATAGGCAGAGCTTAGCTCAGTACCGATGTAGCCGCCGCCGATGACGACCATTTTCTTAGGAACTTCTTTTAGCGCCAATGCTCCAGTGGAATCAATTACACGCTCAGAGAATTTGAAGTTAGGGATCTCGATTGGACGGGAACCCGTTGCAATGATCGCGTTTTTGAATGTATACGTTTGAGCGGAATTTTCATCCATTACACGGATGCTGTTTTCATCCACAAAGTATGCTTCGCCGCGAACGATATCGACTTTATTTCCTTTAAGAAGGCCTTCAACGCCGCCAGTTAATTTTTTGACGACAGAGCCTTTCCATTCTTGGACTTTTTCAAAGTTCAATTTTACGTTTTCTGCAACAATACCCATGTCTTCAGAATGCAACGCTTGTTCAAATCGGTGGCCGGCTGTGATCAATGCTTTTGATGGAATACATCCAACATTCAAGCAAACGCCGCCCATATATTCTTTTTCTACGATTGTTACTTTTTGTCCAAGTTGTGCTGCACGGATCGCCGCTACATATCCGCCAGGGCCAGCACCGATGACAATAGTATCTGTTTCAATTGGGAAATCTCCTACTACCATTGTTTTACGCCTCCATTAGTAATAATTCTGGGTCGTTCAACAGAGTCTTAATGTGGTTAAGAGCATGTTGAGCAGTTGCTCCGTCGATGATGCGGTGATCGAAGCTCAATGATAATGCTAACACAGGTGCTGCTACAATTTCACCATTTTTAACAACAGGTTTTTGTGCAATGCGTCCAATACCAAGAATTGCAACCTCTGGATGGTTGATTACCGGCGTAAACCATTGGCCGCCTGCAGACCCGATATTCGTGATTGTGCATGAAGCACCTTTCATCTCTGCTGGAGCAAGTTTGCCGTCGCGTGCTTTGCCGGCAAGCTCATTGATTTCATTAGAAACTGCAAACATTGATTTACGGTCTGCATTCTTCACGACAGGGACCAATAATCCTTTATCCGTATCTGCAGCAATACCAATGTTGAAGTAATGCTTCTGAACGATTTCGCCTGCTGCATCGTCAATGGACGTATTAAGAACTGGGTATTCGCGAAGGGCACTTGTCAATGCTTTCACTACATATGGCAAGAATGTAAGTTTCACGCCTCTTTCAGCTGCAATATCCTTGAATTTCTTGCGGTGTGCCCAAAGCTCTGTTACATCCACTTCATCCATCAAAGTAACGTGAGGTGCAGTGTGCTTAGAATTCACCATTGCTTTTGCGATCGCTTTACGGATTCCGCTCATTTTTTCACGTGTTTCAGGGAATTCTCCTTCAGGGATCGCCGCTGCTGCTGGAGCTTTTTCTTCTTTCGCATCAGGTGCCGCTGCTTTTTGTTCTTCTTTAGCAGGTGCTTTTACATCACCATTCGCAAATGCATCGATGTCTTCCTTAAGGATGCGGCCATTTTTGCCTGAACCAGCTACTTGAGTGATTTCAATGCCTTTTTCACGCGCATATTTGCGTACTGATGGCATAGCGATGATGCGGCGGTCTGGATCTACATCTTGCTGTTCCTGGGCACCCGCACCTGTCGCTTCGTTGTTGGAATCCTCTGGAGCCGCTTCTTTTTCTACCTTTTGGCCGCCTTCTGCAGTTGCTTG contains:
- a CDS encoding dihydrolipoamide acetyltransferase family protein, translating into MSFQFRLPDIGEGIHEGEIVKWFVKPGDKVDEDDVLCEVQNDKAVVEIPSPVAGTVEELLVDEGSVAVVGDILVKFDAPGYEDLKFKGDHSDEEPQKEEKTEAQVQATAEGGQKVEKEAAPEDSNNEATGAGAQEQQDVDPDRRIIAMPSVRKYAREKGIEITQVAGSGKNGRILKEDIDAFANGDVKAPAKEEQKAAAPDAKEEKAPAAAAIPEGEFPETREKMSGIRKAIAKAMVNSKHTAPHVTLMDEVDVTELWAHRKKFKDIAAERGVKLTFLPYVVKALTSALREYPVLNTSIDDAAGEIVQKHYFNIGIAADTDKGLLVPVVKNADRKSMFAVSNEINELAGKARDGKLAPAEMKGASCTITNIGSAGGQWFTPVINHPEVAILGIGRIAQKPVVKNGEIVAAPVLALSLSFDHRIIDGATAQHALNHIKTLLNDPELLLMEA
- the lpdA gene encoding dihydrolipoyl dehydrogenase gives rise to the protein MVVGDFPIETDTIVIGAGPGGYVAAIRAAQLGQKVTIVEKEYMGGVCLNVGCIPSKALITAGHRFEQALHSEDMGIVAENVKLNFEKVQEWKGSVVKKLTGGVEGLLKGNKVDIVRGEAYFVDENSIRVMDENSAQTYTFKNAIIATGSRPIEIPNFKFSERVIDSTGALALKEVPKKMVVIGGGYIGTELSSAYANLGTEITILEGADEILGGFEKQMSSLVKRNLKKKGVNVITKAMAKSSEVTDNGVVVTYEAGGKEEKIEADYVLVTVGRRPNTDELGLDQVGIKMTDRGLIEIDKQCRTNVSNIFAIGDIVQGPPLAHKASYEGKIAAEAISGEPSEIDYLGIPAVCFTEPELATVGYDEATAKAEGIEITAAKFPFAANGRALALNSSDGFMKMITRKEDGLVIGAQIAGSGASDMIAELGLAIEAGMTAEDIAMTIHAHPTLGEITMETAEVALGNPIHIVK